The window tctatatatatatatatataggtgggtTATTTTAaaaccacctcttattttaagaccaattaggacatgtattttttgtaacttacacaccaccatcatcatctattaCGATATagaagacttttttgtaaaaacactaagactttccggcgacgggcccaccggaaaatcatgtgtaagttaacttacacatgtataagttacttacacatgtggccggaaaatcatggtagtggtcggagatgatcatggtggtgtgtaagttacaaaaaacacatgtcctaaaattGGTCCTAATATAACTtgcacctatatatatagatattggaAAAGCTTCgtgtgagaaccatttgaagTAGAAGCACCATGAGAACCTCTAAATTATaatttgatgttcatatgtgaatgatatatgttaacaaatttGTCACATATGaataaatcaaattataattaaaatcagctatgttcatatgtgaatattTCTTCAATGAACCTTCTCCGATATGGTTGAttgtaagaaaaaaaatcatttttgtcaaataaaTGAATTTAATGTTTAGCACAATAccttaaaaattgaaaaaaagagttaatttcatatatatatatatacccttctTAAACCACTAAATAccatatatatcaaaaccaTTGTACATTATGTATTGAAAACTTATACTggtaaatataatttttaaagagTTCAAGAGGCGGAGATATGggacttttcttaaaaaaaaattaatttcccAAACAATCTTTTGGACATTTGATTAGGATAGATACATTCATCCTTGATGATTAGATATGTCATTTGATCTTGGATTCGAACAAAAAGAAACTAGTCATTTATCTTTCTTTCATCAGAGAATTCTTTTATGGGTCTCGAATTCTGGATGTGACATTGGTTATTTCCAACGGTCATGCCCATTATCTTTAAACCCGTCTACAACATATACATATGGTCATTTCTAGATATAAAGTGTTCAGTAAACAAAGATAAGATAACAGAACTATCTGGTAGAGAAATTCGTTTTCACACAAAAACacgaatatatatttatttatttattacaagtTCCAGCCCACATTAGGTAGTTACAAAACACTGACAGTGTACAAACAAATGAGAAGCTTAGAAAAACCAGGATttggtaaaaagtaaaaaacaaccCTCATCAGGGTTGTCATGGCAGACTCGAAACAACAATCTACCATGCCCAAATCCCACAAAACAACCAAGCAACCACCTCTTTAAACCATCACCGTCTGTAACCTTATGAAAAACAGAACTAGACACGAACAAACATCACGGAAATAACACACCAACAGACGATAAACTTATAACGACGACTAGGACCTGTGCGAAAGGTTGTCTCCAAGAACCAGAACCAAGCATTGGGATTCTCAAGATGATATGGCTGACAAGAATAAGAGACCCCCAACAAGAGGCCAAAAGTTCTTGCAACAGTTTGGTGAAACTgtaaaaaaagatatatcagCCAAATCCCTTGGTAAAAAAAATGCTCCGAAGTGAGTCCAAGAAGACCCGATCACACAGACCTGTAAAAACCTGCAAAATTACCATAACCGACTCAAGAACTAAAGCATCACCGACTGACATATGATATTGTCAGTTAAACAAGGATATCACACTTATAGATTTGCGCTCCCAATTTACCAACTGCAGAACCACTGACTCCACAACATTGCATGAGGTTCAAACCGACGAGGGTTTCCCCCAGCTTCTTCAAGAAAGGTAGGCTCTTGTTTGACACCTGGCAGCCGGAAACTGATAGAACTTGTAGATTCAGTAGTTCAGCACAAGCCAAAGCTGCAATTGAGAAATCAGTGATTGCGGATTTTGAAACATCAAGTTCCCTAAGAAATAAGCAGTTCTGTGCAACAGTGACCACACTTGCATCAGTGATTGATCTGCAACCGTCAAGTTTCAACACCTCAAGTGTCCCACCATGAACCATAGAGATTTCTGAAACAGTCTTGTCAGTTAGGTTCACACAACCGCTGAGATCAATTTTGGTTAGGCCAGACTCACAGTTCTTGATGAGTGAACTGAACCCGTTATCTGTAATTCCTTGAAGCCCAGTCAACACAACATCCTGCAGCTGGGGACAGATGCGACCCAACAACGCCAAGCTAATGTTGCCAAATCCAGGGCAGTTAACAAtggataaagacttcatggaatTACATGGAGATAAACCCGAAGGAATTATCATAGGCAAATCCTTGATTCCTAAACATTTTGCCAATGAAAGAGCTTTTATATTACCACAATTCACAAGTAATCCGAAGATTCCAAGCTGTGTAACAGTGTTGCATTCTTCTAGCATTACAACCTCAACCGACTGAGTGGCTTTAGCAAACGACACAATACCCTTATCTGATAAAAAATCAGATTTTCGAACACAAAAGTGCTTCAGGTTTGGGCAGCCTTTGCCCAGTGCTTCAAGACCGAGATCGGTAACACCACTGCAGGCCACAATTACAATTGACCTCAACTTCTGTAAGCCTTGACCACTGCCCATAACCCAGAAACCCTTCTCGGTTACATTACGAAGATCATATAAACCTAAATCAGTCAACGCTAAACCATAGTGTCCAATAACAGCTAGAGACGCATCACTGATGTTTAAGCCATGGAGTCTCATTTTCATCAGGGAAGATGATGCCGATGCCACAACACTAGAAACCCCTTGATCACCAACCAACGGGCAGTTTTTTACTGAAATCGACTTTAAGTTAAGACAGCATTTGCCAATTGCTTGAAGACCTTCATTCCCGATGTTTGAGCAAGAATCTATTGATAGTGAAGACAAGTTAGGACAGTTGTCTGCGATAGCTACCAAAGACTTGTTGGTAAGTGCAGGGCAATGAGAAAGTTCAAGCTTTTCTAACAGGCGACACTCATTAGCAATTTCAGAAATGCCTTCATCTTTAATGGATGACAAATTCCATATCGTGAGAGACGTAAGGGAAGGACAACCACGAGCAACGGCTTTAAGTCCAAAATCTGTCACCTTGCTAGCATTATTTCCAAGTATAGAGAGTTCACCTAACCCACCACGGCTACCCGATCCAGCACTAATGGCAGCAAGTCTAATGTCAGTAGCTTTTTTCCCTTTTAAACACCTTGTAAGACACCCGCCACTTTTATCAAAATCTTCAGCCTTCTTTTGCTCATCCCTGCGAATTGTGCTTGCAAGCATAAGCCAGCGCTTTGAAACAGAAGCACACGCACTTTTGTCATGACCATCAGAAACACGTCTTAATATTTCGAAAAGGCATTCGTCGGGGAGAACATCAATGGTGGTTTGAGACTTCTTAAATAGCCCTTCGCAGAACACAAATGGCGCACTAACTCTAGACCTCTTGCGAGGTGGAAAGTATACATCTACATGAGGACCAAAAGACAAGAAGAGATTCAACTCTCCGGGATTTTGGTATTTCAGCATACCAGGATAAAGAACTTCTTCACCTATTAACAAAACACATAAGAAAACATAAGGTcagtaaatttaaaaaattaaactttttcaaaCAAAGAAGAAAACACTAACGTCAGATCCACCGACTATTCACTTAATACCTACATACATAAGTATATTAGAaccataaaaattttaaaccaaaCACCCAACAAATCTCATGTTATCAAAGTTTTAACATCATGGTATACAAAAGTTTCTCTATTGTCAACTATAGCTTTGGAACTAATTGGGTAATCGGATAAGACATTTCTCTGTTCAGGTTACCTGCTAAAGACTAATCTTTGACCTACACGGCCTAAGTATGTACGATGTATCCCCATGACCTTCCAATAACcttgaaatttcaaaatcataCAACTTTATAACTAttctaaatcaaaatcatacAGAATTTCAACTCAGGCTTAATATGTCGATCTATCTGATAATCGTAAAATGATCATGCAAGTCTTTATATATACCATAGATTTTCAAGAAACCTATATATAATCAATCAATCCTAAGATAAAATCCTTATAGATATACATCTAATTAAAGTATTAATCTACAAACCAGGTACAGaaactataaaaaaacaaataaaaatcaatacTTTAGCAATAATAATAGcaaaaaatcaagaattaaAGAAAGATCAAAGATTCTTACCATATAGTTTCTGCATGAGTAATATTGAAGTAAATCGTATAGAAAACTGAAAACCCAATAAAACCCTCTTTGGATTGAGAGCAAAAACAAAGATCAGAATTAAACTGAAAAGAAACCCAGAAATGAAAAACagggcaaaaaaaaaataaggaaagAAAATGGTTGTTTAATTGTATGTATAGAATTAGATTTATAATTATACACTCTTAGGTAAGAGAGAGAAATTGGTTCAATGAATCTACaccaaaaaatttatttttattacaacttaaataatatattttttttaaaaatccactAAGAAAGGTATTTTGGTGTTGTGTTCAATGTTTCTTTTTCTACTCCATTCATTTCCCTATCATGTACCCCACCGCCCACCCATCCCCTCAACTTGTGCgaaaaaatttagaaaacaattgtaactttttaaatcattaattgcaatttgatgtaatttaatgtgtttttgaaTGTTTCATAATTGTCATGCTGTGTTTAGTTTAGACTAttttatgagaaaaaaaaattttaatcttttaagCATTAGCTattttaaaaattctcttatatctatataaactagattataacccgcgTGAAACGCGAAAAAAcgtataaaaaaattacatttatacgTGTAAAAAGCTAGCAAAATgttataataaatacttaaaaaccagaggcggtaccagaaaaaaatttcaaaggggacaaacttagaaaacttataaaaaataaatctaaaagggggcaaaatgttaaaaacctatagaaattttttaaaaatttatgaaaaatttaaaaatacatgacaaaatttaaatttggaggggggcattggacccccttgccccccccCCCTTAGTACCGCCCCTGTTAAAAACTATTTAGAAATaacatattaataaataaaataagaatcaTGAAATAAACTGGTTGTGTATTCAAAAATCAaccatagtataaatataattttaaagactAAAGTTTGACAACGGTTTCTCATCCACTTGAcaagtgttttttagttttatgtaatattacaaatgattatatttttaaagattataaCATATAGTGAATTGAAAGCTAAAACAGTTGGTCCAATGCATGGAGGTAGTTAACTACGTATAGTTTAAAACTTATAAGGATTCATGGTATCCACAAAATAGTTAGATATGCAAATAGTAGTGGTTTTGTAGAAACTGATTTTATGCCTATGATCCACAAGCATGTAATCTCCTTCATTGAAGCCAAGACAATTTTAACCCAAATATTCTAAGATTCCTTGAAGGCATCGATGTCAGCCATTATCGAATACAAGTTAATCTGccatgatattatatatagtgatatggaaacaaatatgtaatctttattatgctaatgtgtagttgatgtataatattcatacatttttcatatcacgATAATGACTATTTGTCACAATATCTCCTATGAGCTATTTCGGCGCACTTAGCTCTAAACAATAACAACCCTGTTTTTCAaccttaatcatatatcatcaagtgtatagttatacttcataacataaggttaatttaaaccataATCCAATACGAAactattttgttattaattatttgtaagaaaATCAAATACGGAAAATAAACTATGATGAAAGATGTATCATAATATTACTTGATACAAATTAAGCAACTGGAAATATAATTACTAATACTTAttagaaaatcaaatattaaaaaggttATAAGATGGATCGACATAGTTTTTTGAAACAATCATTATTTGttaataaatcaagaaaacgtatttttattaatagtattaatctataagaagatttagaagaaaaacaaatatgaaatcaaaaataaaattaaaaatgattgtttaataaataaataatatgattagaaaaaatatataaaacatgcaCCTAAACAACAAAAAATTCTACTCTTTTTTTATAATGGTTATATTCggcttttttttatatctaaataaatatattgaattaaattaaattaaatttataaaaggcAAATGGCATGAGCAATTTGATCATAgggttttaattaaatattgaaTTTCATCCAAAGGTCTagattttttcatttctaaattaaggtttctcttttaatatatatgttagataTGATAAATGGATTtcactagtttttttttctaatcttatttttttaacatgtaaTCATCCTATAAATTAAAACTCATAAAGTTTGgtttaattcaaaagattagATTATTACAAGTTTGTGATATAGATGTTTGATTttagggattaatcacgggaacaCCAATGTACTTTCCCATTtatacacggttgcccattatacttttttattgatgaggtttacctacatattttttttttttgtacacggttgaccaatattactgACTATCACAGGTAAAACGGTCAACTTTgatcaaccgtgtacaaaaaaaaaagtatgtgggtaaacctcatcaataaaaaagtatgatgggcaaccgtgtacaaatgaaaAACTACGTTGTTCTTTTCgtgattaatcaaaaaaaaagtaatgatgtatggctaaaaaaaatatcttatggaTAATCTCGCATACTTAATACATGCGAATCTTTCTTACTAAAAAAAGACTAACAACTAAATATTTCATACG is drawn from Erigeron canadensis isolate Cc75 chromosome 9, C_canadensis_v1, whole genome shotgun sequence and contains these coding sequences:
- the LOC122581144 gene encoding EIN3-binding F-box protein 1-like: MQKLYGEEVLYPGMLKYQNPGELNLFLSFGPHVDVYFPPRKRSRVSAPFVFCEGLFKKSQTTIDVLPDECLFEILRRVSDGHDKSACASVSKRWLMLASTIRRDEQKKAEDFDKSGGCLTRCLKGKKATDIRLAAISAGSGSRGGLGELSILGNNASKVTDFGLKAVARGCPSLTSLTIWNLSSIKDEGISEIANECRLLEKLELSHCPALTNKSLVAIADNCPNLSSLSIDSCSNIGNEGLQAIGKCCLNLKSISVKNCPLVGDQGVSSVVASASSSLMKMRLHGLNISDASLAVIGHYGLALTDLGLYDLRNVTEKGFWVMGSGQGLQKLRSIVIVACSGVTDLGLEALGKGCPNLKHFCVRKSDFLSDKGIVSFAKATQSVEVVMLEECNTVTQLGIFGLLVNCGNIKALSLAKCLGIKDLPMIIPSGLSPCNSMKSLSIVNCPGFGNISLALLGRICPQLQDVVLTGLQGITDNGFSSLIKNCESGLTKIDLSGCVNLTDKTVSEISMVHGGTLEVLKLDGCRSITDASVVTVAQNCLFLRELDVSKSAITDFSIAALACAELLNLQVLSVSGCQVSNKSLPFLKKLGETLVGLNLMQCCGVSGSAVGKLGAQIYKCDILV